In Kordia antarctica, the following proteins share a genomic window:
- a CDS encoding IS1182 family transposase — protein MQGKKIYQEKLFNNFQLSDRIPKENFYRRLSSELDLDYLYELTKVYYGSSGQKSIDPVVFFKLCLVGYLENIISDRKLIQHCSLRLDILYFLGYDIDEELPWHSTISRTRQLFPESIFEEVFTRVFMLCVDKGMVSGHTQAIDSAPIKANASMDSLELKVPEEELDSHLSKVRVQSYRDRQVQNKASKEQQVITANDQELKAITSRNKKWAKDQDRRPGAGNKGSRYTSNKTHYSPTDPDARISVKPGKARKLNYMSQLSVDTAHHVISDIKAYHADKRDNQYLQDITIRTQRRLRKTGLLWENLVADTGYSSGENYAFLESQGLKSYIPPHGTYKGGPDDFIYDKESDHYVCPQGKIIPFKKVFLDYRTKTKKKEYRGSSKICKGCPIASQCLGKTAKEKKFSVTYYRDEYERNIERVNSNQGRYMKRKRQSTVEPVFGTLKEYMGLRKINTLGIKQANKVMHMSAIAYNLKKYLKFVTKMAKSAAKIGNAIFSELKATQNFIATILSHVNYSNVYLLKT, from the coding sequence ATGCAAGGCAAAAAAATCTATCAAGAAAAACTATTCAACAATTTTCAACTAAGTGATCGGATTCCAAAAGAAAATTTTTATCGTCGTTTATCTTCTGAGTTAGATTTAGATTATTTGTATGAACTTACCAAAGTCTATTACGGAAGTAGCGGACAAAAAAGCATTGATCCTGTTGTGTTCTTCAAACTATGTTTGGTTGGTTATTTAGAAAATATTATTAGTGATCGTAAGTTGATTCAGCATTGTAGTCTACGCTTGGATATTTTGTATTTTCTGGGGTATGATATTGATGAAGAACTTCCATGGCATAGTACGATAAGTAGAACCCGACAGTTATTCCCTGAATCAATATTTGAAGAAGTTTTTACACGAGTTTTCATGCTTTGTGTAGACAAAGGAATGGTAAGCGGTCACACACAGGCAATCGATTCTGCACCAATAAAAGCGAATGCTTCGATGGATAGCTTGGAGTTAAAAGTTCCTGAAGAAGAATTGGACTCACATTTATCCAAAGTTCGGGTTCAGAGTTACCGAGATCGTCAAGTTCAAAACAAGGCAAGTAAAGAACAACAGGTTATTACTGCAAATGATCAGGAACTTAAAGCTATCACATCAAGGAACAAGAAATGGGCAAAGGATCAAGATAGGCGACCAGGTGCTGGCAATAAAGGAAGTCGGTATACCAGTAACAAAACGCATTACAGTCCCACAGATCCTGATGCTCGCATTAGTGTAAAACCTGGCAAAGCAAGAAAACTCAATTATATGAGTCAACTCAGTGTAGACACCGCACATCATGTGATTAGCGATATTAAGGCATATCATGCTGATAAGAGAGACAATCAGTATTTACAAGATATAACTATTAGAACTCAAAGACGTTTGCGAAAAACAGGGTTATTATGGGAAAACCTAGTGGCAGATACTGGGTATAGTAGTGGCGAGAACTATGCCTTTTTAGAATCTCAAGGTTTAAAAAGTTACATTCCACCGCATGGTACTTACAAAGGTGGTCCAGATGATTTTATATATGACAAAGAATCGGATCACTATGTGTGTCCACAAGGAAAGATTATTCCTTTTAAAAAGGTATTTTTAGATTATCGAACAAAGACCAAAAAAAAAGAATATCGTGGTTCCTCCAAAATATGTAAAGGTTGTCCAATAGCTTCGCAATGTTTAGGTAAAACAGCTAAAGAAAAGAAATTTTCGGTTACGTATTACAGAGACGAATATGAACGAAATATAGAAAGAGTGAACAGCAATCAAGGACGTTATATGAAGAGAAAACGTCAAAGCACAGTAGAACCAGTATTTGGTACACTAAAGGAATATATGGGACTCAGAAAGATCAATACTTTAGGAATAAAGCAAGCAAATAAAGTGATGCATATGTCAGCGATTGCTTATAATCTGAAGAAATACCTAAAGTTCGTTACAAAAATGGCAAAAAGTGCAGCCAAAATAGGCAATGCTATTTTTTCAGAACTAAAAGCAACTCAAAACTTCATAGCAACTATTTTAAGCCATGTAAATTATTCAAATGTATACTTACTAAAAACCTAA
- a CDS encoding tetratricopeptide repeat protein, with amino-acid sequence MKNIITLITAFIFFYANSQTTQQIALNIDFNQNIENYNYSLSDLQKIDEDYGIDLNKLTSEKIHFLTKFAFKGERVFFDKEGVFSFILIQKSYSSKTDLEKELIEIDYAINQKYGISLKKDEDVIIWNTEFLDITLFIVKHEIYIQFKEFKKKNEEIKPKSETKKTDLEVFTELAENGNAEGQYYLSQLYSFGEGTSVDKEKAFYWCKKSAEQGFTKAFLNLAGMYSYGDGTSVNKGKAFNWFKKSAEQGDATAQIMLAEMYWKGEGTLKDKSKTFYWYKMGAEQNNPNAQFYLGKLYYFGEGTLTSKNKSAYWIKKAYENENKGYKSPQNQAKEFWTKYELWKYE; translated from the coding sequence ATGAAAAATATAATTACTTTAATAACTGCATTTATCTTTTTTTATGCAAATTCTCAAACAACACAACAAATTGCTTTAAATATTGATTTTAATCAAAATATTGAAAATTACAATTACTCTCTTTCTGACCTTCAAAAAATTGATGAAGATTATGGAATTGATTTGAATAAATTAACATCGGAAAAAATTCATTTTTTAACAAAATTCGCATTTAAAGGAGAAAGAGTTTTTTTCGATAAAGAAGGTGTATTTTCATTTATTTTAATCCAAAAAAGTTATTCATCAAAAACAGATTTAGAAAAAGAATTAATTGAAATTGATTATGCCATAAATCAAAAATATGGTATATCATTAAAAAAAGACGAGGACGTTATCATTTGGAATACAGAGTTTCTTGACATCACTCTATTTATTGTTAAACACGAAATTTACATTCAGTTTAAAGAATTTAAGAAAAAGAACGAAGAAATAAAACCAAAATCTGAAACCAAAAAGACAGATTTAGAAGTATTTACGGAATTAGCTGAAAATGGAAATGCAGAAGGTCAATATTACCTTTCTCAATTATATAGTTTCGGAGAAGGAACCTCTGTTGATAAAGAAAAAGCATTTTATTGGTGTAAAAAAAGTGCAGAACAGGGATTTACAAAAGCATTTCTAAATTTAGCAGGAATGTATAGTTATGGAGATGGAACTTCAGTGAATAAAGGAAAAGCATTTAACTGGTTCAAAAAAAGTGCAGAACAAGGAGACGCTACAGCACAAATTATGTTAGCGGAAATGTATTGGAAAGGAGAAGGAACATTAAAAGACAAATCCAAAACATTTTATTGGTATAAAATGGGAGCAGAACAAAATAATCCAAATGCTCAATTTTATTTAGGGAAGCTTTACTATTTTGGAGAAGGAACTCTTACAAGTAAAAACAAATCTGCTTATTGGATAAAGAAAGCATACGAAAACGAAAATAAAGGATATAAAAGTCCACAAAATCAAGCTAAAGAATTTTGGACTAAATATGAACTTTGGAAATATGAATAA
- a CDS encoding RDD family protein: protein MTERNNNTDGIVVDEISKVTNSNSRINRVLSMLLDHFIMTFVIVPPMIFLMILKTNGILEIGDGTFSVIFFFMMFIYLNKDFFNAKSPAKRILGFQVINRKTEKPASELQCFVRNLTIAVAWPLEVIVGLINPKRRIGDLLANTKVVVSEKEKVKSIWTDLKRKTLKLNLIGILIIGVIYFYGLSLLMPNMN, encoded by the coding sequence ATGACAGAAAGGAACAATAATACTGATGGAATAGTAGTCGATGAAATTTCTAAAGTCACGAATAGTAACTCAAGAATTAACCGAGTTTTGAGTATGTTATTAGACCATTTCATTATGACTTTTGTAATTGTTCCACCAATGATTTTTCTAATGATTTTAAAAACAAATGGAATATTGGAAATTGGAGACGGAACTTTCTCTGTGATTTTCTTTTTTATGATGTTTATTTATCTCAATAAAGATTTTTTTAATGCAAAAAGTCCTGCAAAACGGATTTTGGGATTCCAAGTTATTAATAGAAAAACTGAAAAGCCAGCATCTGAATTACAATGTTTTGTGCGGAATTTGACAATTGCTGTTGCTTGGCCTTTAGAAGTTATTGTCGGATTAATAAATCCTAAAAGGAGAATTGGCGATTTATTAGCAAATACAAAAGTTGTTGTTTCTGAAAAAGAAAAAGTAAAATCGATTTGGACTGACCTTAAAAGAAAAACTCTGAAATTAAATCTCATTGGAATTTTAATTATTGGAGTAATTTACTTTTATGGATTGAGTCTATTAATGCCGAATATGAATTAA
- a CDS encoding tetratricopeptide repeat protein gives MNRLLTILFLTSFLSSCNESKELFDNFKLIKGSELYGEGKYEEAKRIYLNVINSNAKIDSTTLSNIYTLIGNVYEKQDSLKMAEKYYLKSKKMDDTYWEIWFHLAVYYDKTNDLERAKTNYNQAVKLNPKNNSLLNNSALFYFERGNNSQALDLINQSFEIDSLNETSIWLKSKILNKIKTETKN, from the coding sequence ATGAATAGACTTTTGACAATTTTATTTTTAACTTCTTTCTTATCCAGTTGTAATGAAAGTAAAGAATTATTCGATAATTTCAAACTTATTAAAGGGAGCGAACTATATGGAGAGGGAAAATATGAGGAAGCCAAAAGAATATACTTGAACGTAATAAATTCTAATGCAAAAATTGATAGTACAACTTTGAGTAATATATATACACTTATTGGAAATGTATATGAAAAACAAGATAGTCTTAAAATGGCTGAAAAGTATTATTTAAAATCAAAAAAAATGGATGATACTTATTGGGAAATATGGTTTCATTTAGCAGTATATTATGACAAAACTAATGATTTAGAACGGGCGAAAACAAATTACAATCAAGCGGTTAAACTTAATCCCAAAAACAATTCTCTTTTAAATAACAGTGCTCTTTTTTATTTTGAAAGAGGCAATAATAGTCAAGCATTGGATTTGATTAATCAAAGTTTTGAAATTGACAGTTTGAATGAAACAAGCATTTGGCTAAAATCCAAAATTTTGAATAAAATAAAAACTGAAACTAAAAACTAA
- a CDS encoding toxin-antitoxin system YwqK family antitoxin: MKFVLTILTILTFTSLSFGQTTIDVSKIQTVKENGIKLNTFNDKPFTGHIIESFPNGKPKSWQTVKDGLANGLWQEWYENGQLKYSAFWIDGKGHGLWEYYHENGVLRQEEYYDMDIPIGIFKFYFNNGQVKSKTSWMNGKKHGIWNYYDENGILQKTAFYEYDELISTTAK, translated from the coding sequence ATGAAATTTGTACTTACTATACTAACAATTCTAACATTTACTTCGCTTTCCTTTGGACAAACGACAATTGACGTTTCAAAAATTCAAACAGTTAAAGAAAATGGAATAAAGTTAAACACTTTTAACGACAAACCATTTACAGGTCATATAATTGAAAGCTTTCCGAATGGTAAGCCTAAGTCTTGGCAAACTGTAAAAGATGGATTAGCCAATGGCTTATGGCAAGAATGGTATGAAAACGGACAACTTAAATATAGTGCGTTTTGGATTGATGGAAAAGGACACGGACTTTGGGAATATTATCACGAAAACGGAGTTTTAAGACAGGAAGAGTATTACGATATGGATATTCCAATTGGGATTTTCAAATTTTACTTCAATAACGGACAAGTAAAATCCAAAACGAGTTGGATGAATGGAAAAAAGCACGGGATTTGGAATTACTATGATGAAAATGGAATTTTACAAAAGACAGCGTTTTATGAATATGATGAACTGATTTCAACTACAGCGAAGTAA
- a CDS encoding TolB-like translocation protein, with product MISPDGNYLVFNSYDAPNGAGGEDIFVSKKTENGWSKAKPISALINTKDEESSPRFSRDGKYFFFSRAESLGNYEFGEWSIFFMETEYLNLENIDD from the coding sequence GTGATTTCACCAGATGGCAATTATTTAGTTTTCAATTCTTACGATGCACCAAACGGAGCAGGTGGCGAAGATATTTTCGTTTCCAAAAAGACTGAAAACGGATGGAGCAAAGCAAAACCAATTAGCGCTTTAATAAACACTAAAGATGAAGAAAGTAGTCCACGATTTTCGAGAGATGGTAAATATTTCTTCTTTAGCAGAGCAGAGAGTTTAGGAAATTACGAGTTTGGAGAATGGAGTATTTTCTTTATGGAAACAGAATACCTCAATTTGGAAAATATTGACGACTAA
- a CDS encoding IS1182 family transposase, with protein sequence MQGKKIYQEKLFNNFQLSDRIPKENFYRRLSSELDLTYLYELTKVYYGSSGQKSIDPVVFFKLCLVGYLENIISDRKLIQHCSLRLDILYFLGYDIDEELPWHSTISRTRQLFPESIFEEVFTRVFMLCVDKGMVSGHTQAIDSAPIKANASMDSLELKVPEEELDAHLSKVRVQSYRDRQVQNKASKEQQVITANDQELKAITSRNKKWAKDQDRRPGAGNKGSRYTSNKTHYSPTDPDARISVKPGKARKLNYMSQLSVDTAHHVISDIKAYHADKRDNQYLQDITIRTQRRLRKGGLLWENLVADTGYSSGENYAFLESQGLKSYIPPHGTYKGGPDDFIYDKESDHYVCPQGKIIPFKKVFYEGVNNNKKKEYRASKKVCIGCPLRSTCLKKSQEKRITITYYVEEYERNIARVHSNQGRYMKRKRQSTVEPVFGTLKEYMGLRKINTLGIKQANKVMHMAAIAYNLKKYLKFVTKMAKSAAKIGNAIFSELKATQNFIATILSHVNYSNVHLLKT encoded by the coding sequence ATGCAAGGCAAAAAAATCTACCAAGAAAAACTATTCAACAATTTTCAACTAAGCGATCGGATTCCAAAAGAAAATTTTTATCGTCGTTTATCTTCTGAGTTAGATTTAACGTATTTATATGAACTTACCAAAGTCTATTACGGAAGTAGCGGACAAAAAAGCATTGATCCTGTTGTGTTCTTCAAACTATGTTTGGTTGGTTATTTAGAAAATATTATTAGTGATCGTAAGTTGATTCAGCATTGTAGTCTACGCTTGGATATTTTGTATTTTCTGGGGTATGATATTGATGAAGAACTTCCATGGCATAGTACGATAAGTAGAACGCGACAATTATTCCCTGAATCAATATTTGAAGAAGTTTTTACACGAGTTTTCATGCTTTGTGTAGACAAAGGAATGGTAAGCGGTCACACACAAGCAATCGATTCTGCACCAATAAAAGCGAATGCTTCGATGGATAGCTTGGAGTTAAAAGTTCCTGAAGAAGAATTGGACGCACATTTATCCAAAGTTCGGGTTCAGAGTTACCGAGATCGTCAAGTTCAAAACAAGGCAAGTAAAGAACAACAGGTTATTACTGCTAACGATCAGGAACTCAAAGCTATCACATCAAGGAACAAGAAATGGGCAAAGGATCAAGATAGGCGACCAGGCGCAGGCAATAAAGGAAGTCGGTATACCAGTAACAAAACGCATTACAGTCCCACAGATCCTGATGCTCGCATTAGTGTAAAACCTGGCAAAGCAAGAAAGCTCAATTACATGAGTCAACTCAGTGTAGACACCGCACATCATGTGATTAGCGATATTAAGGCATATCATGCTGATAAGAGAGACAATCAGTATTTGCAAGATATAACTATTAGAACTCAAAGACGTTTGCGAAAAGGAGGATTATTATGGGAAAATCTAGTGGCAGATACTGGGTATAGTAGCGGCGAGAACTATGCCTTTTTAGAATCTCAAGGTTTAAAAAGTTACATTCCACCGCATGGTACTTACAAAGGTGGTCCAGATGATTTTATATATGACAAAGAATCGGATCATTATGTGTGTCCACAAGGAAAGATTATTCCTTTTAAAAAGGTATTTTATGAAGGAGTAAATAACAATAAAAAGAAAGAATATCGTGCCTCAAAAAAAGTATGCATCGGTTGTCCACTAAGAAGCACTTGTTTAAAGAAGAGTCAAGAAAAGCGTATTACGATAACCTATTATGTGGAAGAATATGAACGAAACATTGCTAGAGTCCATAGCAATCAAGGACGTTATATGAAGAGGAAACGTCAAAGCACAGTAGAACCAGTATTTGGTACACTAAAGGAATATATGGGACTCAGAAAGATCAATACTTTAGGAATAAAGCAAGCAAATAAAGTAATGCATATGGCTGCTATTGCTTATAATCTGAAGAAATACCTAAAGTTCGTTACAAAAATGGCAAAAAGTGCAGCCAAAATAGGCAATGCTATTTTTTCAGAACTAAAAGCAACTCAAAACTTCATAGCAACTATTTTAAGCCATGTAAATTATTCAAATGTACACTTACTAAAAACCTAA
- a CDS encoding DUF6090 family protein, protein MEKNKTGKYLKYAIGEIILVVIGILIALQINNWNSERLANAKMTTYLHNLKEDLVSDTLAFNNAIGFYKYVIDYKTKLLSLSQYENISTDSLSFIITPHYSNYDLNTTTFTKIKNLGISKLSKNDSLSKKIYNYYTTRKKIFNTIINWEVESTNNEGNYWYSSQNEFEIKHSNDFPHFQDKNENRQNLIKLISEPKGRNNLLFDFQRKQRVLREYEKMRLIAIELISKIQNDLTVR, encoded by the coding sequence ATGGAGAAAAACAAAACTGGAAAGTATTTAAAATATGCTATCGGAGAAATTATACTTGTAGTCATTGGTATATTAATTGCTTTGCAGATAAATAATTGGAATAGCGAGCGGTTAGCTAATGCAAAAATGACAACCTATCTACACAACTTAAAAGAAGATTTAGTATCTGATACTCTTGCATTTAATAATGCAATTGGATTTTATAAATACGTTATAGATTATAAAACCAAATTGTTGTCTCTTTCTCAATACGAGAATATTTCAACAGATAGTCTTTCATTCATAATCACTCCGCATTATTCAAACTATGATTTAAATACTACGACTTTTACTAAAATCAAAAATTTAGGAATATCTAAATTATCAAAAAATGATAGTCTTTCAAAAAAAATATATAATTACTATACAACTAGAAAAAAGATTTTCAATACAATTATTAACTGGGAAGTTGAGTCAACAAATAACGAAGGTAATTATTGGTATTCTAGCCAAAACGAATTTGAAATAAAGCACAGTAATGATTTTCCTCATTTTCAAGATAAAAATGAAAATCGACAAAATTTAATAAAACTTATTTCTGAACCAAAAGGAAGGAATAATCTCTTGTTTGATTTCCAGAGGAAACAAAGAGTTTTAAGAGAATATGAAAAAATGAGGTTGATCGCAATTGAATTAATTAGCAAAATTCAAAATGATTTAACAGTCAGATAA
- a CDS encoding leucine-rich repeat domain-containing protein, which translates to MARYSKGTGCASYIGITSIVIAAIYLLFTNPNALFEGTINILTALLFFFIMIGLAVILPGISFKSDKNSKNNIKNYEKSRTTVSEKIKPNAKEKKETKAVLDIIETSTSEIEWWNELDKIWKSIFIECFSFEDDNKPTINELLKIKNITTIKICNHLISRLGDEKGLQLPQLYIKDYSPIREFKELEKLEIIESNISEIEFLTDLPNLKYLNLSNNLITSRNFGPIQTLKQLNYLNLTHNKIHAFGGYYSNIPFSKLEHINLSNNKVQSLGNLEMLGQLRILILKDNYIDKIENLYKSKNLVLINLEDNILKDEQISNLKEYLPNCEIKP; encoded by the coding sequence ATGGCAAGATATTCTAAAGGGACAGGTTGCGCATCATATATTGGGATTACAAGTATTGTGATTGCGGCAATCTATCTATTATTTACAAATCCAAATGCTTTATTTGAAGGTACTATAAATATATTAACAGCATTATTATTTTTCTTCATAATGATAGGTTTAGCTGTCATTCTTCCTGGAATTTCGTTCAAAAGCGATAAAAATTCAAAGAATAACATTAAAAATTATGAAAAATCTCGAACAACAGTTTCAGAAAAAATAAAGCCAAATGCAAAAGAAAAAAAAGAAACTAAAGCTGTCTTAGACATTATAGAAACAAGCACATCTGAAATTGAATGGTGGAATGAACTAGATAAAATTTGGAAATCGATATTTATAGAATGTTTTTCATTTGAAGATGACAATAAACCTACAATAAATGAATTGTTGAAAATTAAAAACATTACAACCATTAAAATTTGTAATCATCTTATTTCAAGATTAGGAGATGAAAAAGGGTTACAACTACCACAACTGTATATTAAAGATTACTCACCAATTAGAGAATTTAAAGAACTGGAAAAATTGGAAATTATTGAATCAAATATTTCTGAGATTGAGTTTTTAACTGATTTACCAAACTTGAAATATCTTAATCTAAGTAATAACCTAATAACATCAAGAAATTTTGGTCCAATCCAGACACTAAAACAACTGAATTATTTAAATTTAACTCACAATAAAATTCACGCATTTGGAGGATATTACTCAAACATTCCATTCAGTAAACTTGAACATATTAATTTGTCAAATAACAAGGTTCAATCGTTAGGTAATCTAGAAATGCTTGGACAGTTAAGGATTTTAATTTTAAAAGATAATTACATTGACAAGATAGAGAATTTATACAAAAGCAAAAATTTAGTATTAATTAATTTGGAGGATAACATACTAAAAGACGAACAGATTTCTAACTTGAAAGAATATCTTCCGAATTGCGAAATAAAACCATAG